One genomic window of Methanosalsum zhilinae DSM 4017 includes the following:
- a CDS encoding ABC transporter ATP-binding protein has product MKIDVEGLEFSYNGVLTLKNMNLTVKKGEFLSIIGPNGSGKTTFLKCINRILNPEKGSIMINEFDLDKLHRKDIAKQVGYIPQAEKGAFPTTVFDTVLMGRKPHINWVPTSRDLNIVVDVMEMLDLSQISMKNINELSGGQRQKVIIARALAQQPEILLLDEPTSSLDLKHQLEVLDITRAQADNDVTVIMSVHDLNLAARYSDKIIMMKDGEIFHGGGPEILTPENIEPVYGVSVDVYRTGDQIWILPKKLKKAPGLKVDKNECTDYRLRDQRVPGTC; this is encoded by the coding sequence ATGAAAATTGATGTAGAAGGATTGGAATTCAGTTATAATGGGGTTCTTACACTTAAAAATATGAACCTAACTGTGAAAAAAGGTGAATTTTTATCGATAATTGGCCCAAACGGCTCAGGGAAAACTACTTTTTTAAAATGTATAAACAGGATCTTAAATCCTGAAAAAGGTTCTATCATGATTAATGAGTTTGACTTGGATAAACTTCACAGAAAAGATATTGCAAAACAGGTAGGTTATATCCCACAAGCTGAAAAGGGAGCATTTCCTACAACAGTCTTTGATACAGTCCTTATGGGCCGGAAACCACACATTAACTGGGTCCCTACATCACGTGATTTGAATATTGTAGTTGATGTTATGGAAATGCTTGACCTAAGTCAAATATCCATGAAAAACATTAATGAACTCAGTGGTGGACAAAGACAAAAAGTCATCATTGCAAGAGCACTTGCACAACAACCGGAGATTCTACTTTTGGATGAACCCACGAGTAGTTTAGATCTGAAACACCAATTAGAGGTTTTAGATATTACTCGAGCCCAAGCTGACAATGATGTTACTGTGATCATGTCAGTGCATGACCTCAACCTTGCAGCAAGATATAGCGATAAGATTATTATGATGAAAGATGGAGAAATTTTCCATGGAGGTGGTCCGGAAATTCTTACACCGGAGAACATTGAACCTGTATACGGTGTAAGTGTAGATGTATATCGAACAGGAGACCAAATATGGATATTACCAAAGAAATTAAAGAAAGCACCAGGATTAAAGGTTGATAAGAATGAATGTACAGATTATAGGCTCCGTGATCAACGAGTTCCAGGAACCTGTTGA
- a CDS encoding FecCD family ABC transporter permease, with amino-acid sequence MMDQSSILDLYKKDIGKKLVFGISILIFLILLMSFAVLVGPVNIPLPEILSVLTGQTKSGMAYHIIWSIRMPQILTAVIAGAGLAISGAVMQSVLRNPLGSPFTLGISHAAAFGAAFAIVILGTGTTHSSGDVVNINNPYITTISAFMFSMISTGVILALAKYKQASPETMILTGVAIGSVFTAGISAIQYFAEDTAIAAIIFWQFGDVGKTSWTEIGLITAVVVPLSFWFAYNSWNFNALNSGDDTAKSLGVDVDKLRIKGMVISSTVSALIVSFVGIIGFVGLVVPHIVRKLIGGNEMLLLPFSFFTGSLLLLVSDTVARNIISPEVLPVGILTSFLGAPLFIYLVIKGREYW; translated from the coding sequence ATGATGGATCAGAGCAGTATACTAGATCTTTACAAGAAAGATATTGGGAAAAAATTAGTGTTTGGTATATCCATACTAATTTTTCTTATTCTTCTCATGTCATTTGCTGTACTTGTAGGTCCAGTAAATATACCATTACCTGAAATTTTATCAGTTCTAACTGGGCAGACAAAGAGTGGTATGGCCTATCACATCATTTGGAGTATACGTATGCCCCAGATACTCACTGCCGTGATCGCAGGTGCAGGGTTAGCCATATCCGGTGCAGTGATGCAAAGTGTCCTCAGGAACCCCCTCGGTTCACCGTTCACATTAGGTATATCACACGCTGCAGCTTTTGGTGCAGCTTTTGCGATAGTCATACTAGGTACCGGTACTACACACAGTTCTGGGGATGTAGTTAATATCAATAATCCATATATTACTACTATCTCAGCATTCATGTTTTCTATGATATCTACAGGGGTCATACTTGCATTAGCCAAATATAAACAAGCTAGCCCTGAAACAATGATATTAACTGGTGTAGCTATAGGTTCAGTTTTTACTGCTGGTATAAGTGCAATACAGTATTTTGCTGAAGATACTGCAATCGCAGCGATCATTTTCTGGCAGTTTGGGGACGTTGGTAAGACTTCATGGACTGAAATTGGACTCATTACAGCTGTGGTGGTTCCATTATCGTTCTGGTTTGCATATAATAGCTGGAATTTTAATGCACTCAACTCAGGTGACGATACTGCTAAAAGTCTTGGTGTAGATGTAGATAAATTGCGGATTAAAGGTATGGTGATCTCATCAACAGTCTCCGCACTAATAGTCTCATTTGTTGGAATAATTGGATTTGTAGGTCTTGTTGTACCTCATATTGTTCGAAAATTAATCGGCGGGAATGAGATGTTATTACTTCCATTCTCTTTTTTCACAGGTAGTCTATTGCTTCTGGTATCAGATACAGTTGCCAGAAATATAATCTCACCCGAAGTACTTCCAGTAGGAATTCTAACATCGTTTTTGGGTGCACCGCTGTTCATCTACCTTGTGATCAAAGGAAGGGAATATTGGTGA
- a CDS encoding ABC transporter substrate-binding protein: protein MLNKLTKKSGIVTLVAVLMVIATMIFFSGCLGEEGGRGDIDGSEAQATIKITDMAGRTVEVPENVDRVAAVGAGALRQLAYFNAMDKAVGTEQHEQEEEAVPYIIANKDIIADLPSIGPNHGGNAELIAGAQPEVIFFSLVSGDVSDANNLQSKTGVPVVVVDMGDLYHYRHVLYECWDTFGSVLGKEDRAQELQDYTEDLIADLDSRTKDIPDENKPLLYAGGTSHRGGHGLLGSRSPYTSFQHLNANDALDVLGYEESTPVNINREDLLNWDPEMLFVDIGNIDLVRNDFDRNPAYKELKAYQENQIYGILPTSSYQRNFESTLANSYFIGSTAYPDEFSDIDAEEKADEIYTMFLGEPVYQELADKLGAGYGPVDL from the coding sequence ATGCTTAATAAATTAACTAAAAAGAGTGGTATAGTAACATTAGTTGCTGTCTTGATGGTAATAGCAACAATGATATTTTTTTCCGGGTGTCTTGGAGAAGAAGGAGGTAGAGGAGATATTGATGGTAGTGAAGCACAAGCAACTATAAAAATAACAGATATGGCTGGCAGAACAGTCGAAGTGCCCGAAAATGTGGATAGAGTTGCTGCAGTAGGAGCAGGTGCACTGCGCCAATTAGCATACTTTAATGCTATGGATAAAGCTGTAGGTACCGAACAACATGAGCAAGAAGAAGAAGCAGTTCCATACATAATCGCTAATAAGGATATAATAGCTGACCTTCCTTCAATTGGACCTAACCATGGGGGTAATGCTGAACTAATTGCTGGAGCTCAACCAGAAGTTATTTTCTTCAGTTTGGTAAGTGGTGATGTTAGTGATGCTAATAACCTCCAAAGCAAAACAGGGGTACCTGTAGTTGTCGTGGATATGGGAGATTTGTACCATTATAGGCATGTTCTTTATGAATGCTGGGATACTTTTGGGTCAGTTCTTGGTAAAGAAGACCGTGCTCAGGAACTCCAGGATTATACTGAAGACCTGATCGCAGACCTTGATTCTAGGACCAAAGACATACCTGATGAAAATAAACCCCTATTGTATGCAGGAGGTACTTCACATCGTGGTGGACATGGTCTGCTGGGTAGTAGGTCACCATATACTTCTTTCCAGCACCTAAACGCAAATGATGCTCTAGATGTGTTAGGATATGAGGAATCAACACCTGTTAACATTAATCGGGAAGACCTACTCAATTGGGATCCTGAAATGTTGTTCGTTGATATTGGGAACATTGACCTTGTAAGAAACGATTTTGATCGAAACCCTGCATATAAAGAACTGAAAGCGTACCAAGAAAATCAAATATATGGAATTCTACCAACATCATCCTATCAAAGAAATTTTGAATCAACACTAGCAAACTCATACTTTATAGGTTCTACAGCATACCCGGATGAATTCAGTGATATCGACGCAGAAGAAAAAGCTGATGAAATCTATACAATGTTCCTTGGAGAACCTGTATATCAGGAACTCGCTGATAAACTTGGTGCAGGGTATGGCCCTGTTGACCTTTGA
- the tsaA gene encoding tRNA (N6-threonylcarbamoyladenosine(37)-N6)-methyltransferase TrmO, whose amino-acid sequence MNVQIIGSVINEFQEPVDPDIMRESVSKILIKPEFEDGLYKIEDNDYIQIIFFFDRSEGYELIGKRRHGGIKGVFASRSPMRPTPIGTSVVKLLSRNTRELEVKGLDALNQTPIIDIKPYAKPFDSK is encoded by the coding sequence ATGAATGTACAGATTATAGGCTCCGTGATCAACGAGTTCCAGGAACCTGTTGATCCTGATATAATGCGTGAATCAGTAAGTAAGATACTGATAAAGCCCGAATTTGAAGATGGACTATATAAAATAGAAGACAATGATTATATCCAAATCATATTTTTTTTTGATAGGTCAGAAGGATATGAACTTATTGGAAAAAGAAGACATGGTGGGATTAAAGGTGTTTTTGCATCTCGCAGTCCAATGAGGCCCACGCCAATTGGAACTAGTGTAGTAAAATTACTTTCAAGGAATACTAGGGAACTTGAAGTAAAGGGTCTTGATGCTTTAAATCAAACACCTATAATTGATATTAAACCTTATGCAAAACCTTTCGATTCAAAGTAA
- a CDS encoding MarR family winged helix-turn-helix transcriptional regulator: protein MNLCIGRNISYLFRSMNIYLSKKLEPYGIGSGQFPLFMYLIHQDGVRQETLASLLKYDKATITRSISRLEEAGYVIRKRDSLDKRIYCVYLTDKGHNMRDVLLSLRSKLNAILLRDLNPYEQKLFVSMIEKAAMNIASENEMYKVSDE from the coding sequence ATGAATTTATGCATTGGAAGAAATATTTCATATTTATTCAGATCAATGAACATATACCTTTCAAAAAAACTTGAACCATATGGTATAGGAAGTGGTCAATTTCCTTTATTCATGTACTTGATCCATCAGGATGGTGTACGTCAAGAAACGCTTGCTAGCTTATTAAAGTATGATAAAGCAACTATCACAAGATCCATCAGTAGGTTAGAAGAAGCGGGTTACGTTATCCGTAAGCGTGACTCTCTTGATAAAAGGATATATTGTGTTTATCTTACAGATAAAGGACACAATATGAGAGATGTTTTGCTCAGCTTGAGATCCAAATTAAATGCTATCTTATTACGCGATTTGAATCCATATGAACAAAAATTATTCGTTTCCATGATTGAAAAAGCTGCCATGAATATAGCTTCTGAGAATGAAATGTATAAGGTTTCAGATGAATAA